A genome region from Mesorhizobium sp. B2-1-8 includes the following:
- a CDS encoding xanthine dehydrogenase family protein molybdopterin-binding subunit yields the protein MGIEGVGARVARKEDKRFITGAGRYVDDMVVPGMKHAAFVRSPHAHAQIKKIDVKMAQGMPGVIGVLTGKELKADGIGNLICGWMIHSKDGTPMKMGAWSPLAVDKVRYVGDAVAVVVAETKGQARDAAEAIDITYKELKAVVDATKALEKGAPQVHAEAENNLIFDWEIGDAKATDAAIKAAAHVTRMKIVNNRLVPNAMEPRAALGHYDKAEDHYTCWTTSQNPHVARLVMSAFYNVAPENKLRVIAPDVGGGFGSKIYIYPEEIVCLWASKKTGVPVKWVADRTESFLTDAHGRDHVSTVEMAFDKDNRITGLKVDTIANLGAYMSLFSSCVPTYLYATLLSGQYDIPAIHANVRTVYTNTAPVDAYRGAGRPEATYLLERTMEAAARELGVSPAELRRKNFITTFPHQTPVIMNYDAGDYATSLDAAMKTADYTGFAKRKADAAKKGKLRGIGMSCYIEACGIAPSAAVGSLGAGVGLWESAEVRVNAVGTIEVLTGSHSHGQGHETTFAQLVNQRFGVPIDSVSIVHGDTDKVQMGMGTYGSRSGAVGMSAIAKALDKVEAKAKKIAAHLLEADEGDIVIENGEVKVAGTDKSLPWFQVALAAYTAHNLPAGMEPGLKETAFYDPANFTFPAGCYICEVEIDPETGTTEIVQFVAADDFGNIINPMIVEGQVHGGIAQGVGQALLEGAHYDASGQLLTASYMDYTMPRADDLPSFKVSTSNTPCPSNPLGIKGCGEAGAIGSPPAVINAITDAIGIADIAMPATPSTVWAAIRAANE from the coding sequence ATGGGCATCGAAGGTGTTGGCGCTCGGGTCGCGCGCAAGGAAGACAAAAGGTTCATCACCGGCGCCGGCCGCTATGTCGACGACATGGTGGTTCCCGGCATGAAGCACGCGGCTTTCGTGCGCAGCCCGCACGCGCATGCGCAGATCAAGAAGATCGACGTGAAAATGGCTCAGGGCATGCCGGGCGTCATCGGCGTGCTGACCGGCAAGGAACTCAAGGCCGACGGTATCGGCAACCTCATCTGCGGCTGGATGATCCATTCCAAGGACGGTACGCCGATGAAAATGGGCGCATGGTCGCCGCTGGCCGTCGACAAGGTCCGCTATGTCGGCGATGCGGTCGCGGTGGTGGTGGCCGAAACCAAGGGCCAGGCACGCGATGCGGCCGAGGCGATCGACATCACCTACAAGGAACTGAAGGCCGTCGTAGACGCGACAAAGGCGCTCGAAAAGGGCGCGCCGCAGGTCCATGCCGAGGCCGAGAACAACCTGATCTTCGACTGGGAGATCGGCGACGCCAAGGCGACCGATGCCGCCATCAAGGCGGCGGCGCACGTCACCCGCATGAAGATCGTCAACAACCGGCTGGTGCCGAACGCCATGGAGCCGCGTGCGGCGCTCGGCCATTACGACAAGGCCGAGGATCATTACACCTGCTGGACGACATCGCAGAACCCGCATGTCGCGCGGCTGGTGATGAGCGCCTTCTACAATGTCGCACCCGAAAACAAGCTGCGCGTGATCGCGCCGGACGTCGGCGGCGGCTTTGGCTCCAAGATCTATATCTACCCGGAAGAGATCGTCTGCCTGTGGGCCTCCAAGAAGACCGGCGTGCCGGTCAAATGGGTCGCCGATCGCACCGAGAGCTTCCTCACCGACGCGCATGGCCGCGACCACGTCTCGACCGTGGAAATGGCATTCGACAAGGACAACAGGATCACCGGGCTGAAGGTCGACACGATCGCCAATCTCGGCGCCTACATGTCGCTGTTCTCGTCCTGCGTGCCGACCTATCTCTACGCGACGCTGCTGTCAGGGCAGTATGACATTCCCGCCATCCACGCCAATGTGCGCACCGTCTACACCAATACGGCACCCGTCGACGCCTATCGCGGGGCAGGGCGGCCGGAAGCCACCTATCTTCTGGAACGCACGATGGAAGCCGCGGCACGCGAACTCGGCGTCTCTCCGGCCGAACTGCGCCGCAAGAACTTCATCACGACCTTCCCGCACCAGACGCCGGTGATCATGAACTATGACGCCGGCGATTATGCGACTTCGCTCGACGCGGCCATGAAGACCGCCGATTATACAGGCTTTGCCAAGCGCAAGGCGGACGCGGCCAAAAAGGGCAAGCTGCGCGGCATTGGCATGAGCTGCTACATCGAGGCCTGCGGCATCGCGCCGTCGGCCGCGGTCGGCTCGCTCGGCGCTGGCGTCGGCCTGTGGGAATCGGCTGAGGTAAGGGTCAACGCCGTCGGCACCATCGAGGTGCTGACGGGGTCGCACAGCCATGGCCAGGGGCACGAGACGACCTTCGCGCAACTGGTCAACCAGCGTTTCGGGGTGCCGATCGATTCGGTTTCGATCGTACATGGCGACACCGACAAGGTGCAGATGGGCATGGGCACTTACGGCTCGCGCTCGGGCGCGGTCGGCATGTCCGCGATTGCCAAGGCGCTCGACAAGGTCGAGGCCAAGGCCAAGAAGATCGCCGCCCACCTGCTCGAGGCCGACGAGGGCGACATCGTCATCGAGAACGGCGAAGTCAAGGTCGCCGGCACCGACAAGAGCCTGCCGTGGTTCCAGGTGGCTCTGGCCGCCTATACCGCGCACAATTTGCCGGCCGGCATGGAGCCAGGATTGAAGGAAACGGCGTTCTACGATCCGGCGAACTTCACCTTTCCGGCGGGCTGCTACATCTGCGAGGTTGAGATCGATCCGGAAACCGGAACGACGGAGATCGTCCAGTTCGTAGCGGCCGACGATTTCGGCAACATCATCAATCCGATGATCGTCGAAGGCCAGGTGCATGGCGGCATCGCCCAGGGTGTCGGCCAGGCGCTGCTGGAAGGCGCTCACTATGACGCCAGCGGGCAACTGCTGACGGCGAGCTACATGGATTACACCATGCCGCGTGCGGACGACCTGCCGTCGTTCAAGGTCTCGACGTCGAACACGCCATGTCCGAGCAACCCACTGGGCATCAAGGGCTGCGGCGAGGCCGGTGCCATCGGCTCGCCGCCGGCGGTGATCAATGCCATCACTGACGCCATCGGCATCGCCGATATCGCCATGCCGGCCACACCGTCGACCGTGTGGGCCGCGATCCGTGCGGCGAATGAGTGA
- a CDS encoding response regulator: MTPPTDRARFLIIDDHPLFREALHSAVQMAYPEVDTVEARSIAEALDLLADAKPFDLALLDLSMPDVHGFDGLLQLRTRYPRLPVVIVSGYEEPRIISEALSYGAAGFIPKSARKSDLAAAIRSVMEGAIYVPETYEGMPPGAHSTDRADMLQRLSKLTPQQLRVLQMLRQGLLNKQIAYELQVGETTVKAHVSEILRKLNVYSRTQAVIEVSKLDNAELFRDQAGF, translated from the coding sequence ATGACCCCTCCCACCGATCGTGCCCGGTTTCTTATCATCGACGACCATCCGCTGTTTCGCGAGGCGCTGCACAGCGCCGTCCAAATGGCCTATCCCGAGGTCGATACGGTCGAGGCGCGCTCGATTGCGGAGGCGCTGGATCTGCTGGCCGACGCAAAGCCTTTCGACCTTGCGCTTCTCGACCTCAGCATGCCCGACGTGCACGGCTTCGACGGGCTGCTGCAGCTCAGGACCCGCTATCCGCGGCTGCCGGTGGTGATCGTATCGGGCTATGAGGAGCCGAGGATCATCTCCGAGGCCCTGTCCTATGGGGCTGCCGGCTTCATTCCGAAATCGGCGCGCAAGAGCGATCTCGCCGCTGCAATCCGGTCGGTGATGGAGGGCGCGATCTATGTGCCGGAAACCTATGAGGGCATGCCGCCGGGCGCTCACAGCACCGATCGCGCCGACATGCTCCAGCGCCTTTCCAAGCTGACGCCGCAGCAATTGCGGGTGCTGCAGATGCTGCGCCAGGGCCTGCTCAACAAGCAGATCGCCTACGAGCTGCAGGTCGGCGAGACCACGGTCAAGGCGCATGTCTCGGAGATCCTGCGCAAGCTCAACGTCTACAGCCGCACGCAGGCGGTGATCGAGGTATCGAAGCTGGACAATGCCGAGTTGTTTCGCGATCAGGCTGGGTTTTGA
- a CDS encoding acyltransferase family protein, with product MSEISAAQLVPSRAIADRSARIRLAYLDGWRGLSIALVLIGHFFPVPGINLGVLGVEFFFVLSGRLMAEILFIERYPLKKFFKRRFSRIYPALLIFVVVGMIALSGTFIAFKWKAALTALTFTYNYAGILLNRAGALDHIWSLCIEEHAYIILAAVSAIVASRSRVIPLLLILALLAMANGAASYWFLHMDYETTYWRTDVHIASILLSAATCLLKADGKLPALVTGPYVAVAAAVGAVFLFTDSVPTPIHYLIAVPLLAIAVNALDFSTRFFSGWLSSLPMTTLGLWSYSLYLWQQPFYKFVYEQGSNPWPMLAGVFACALCSYYLIERPSREWLNRNW from the coding sequence ATGTCCGAAATTTCCGCGGCCCAATTGGTTCCGTCCCGAGCGATCGCCGACCGATCGGCCAGGATAAGACTGGCCTATCTCGATGGCTGGCGCGGCCTGTCGATCGCCCTGGTGCTGATCGGGCATTTTTTTCCCGTTCCCGGCATCAATCTGGGCGTGCTGGGCGTCGAATTCTTCTTCGTGCTCAGCGGCCGGCTGATGGCCGAAATCCTGTTTATCGAACGCTACCCGCTGAAGAAATTCTTCAAACGCCGCTTCTCGCGCATCTATCCGGCGCTTCTGATCTTCGTCGTCGTCGGCATGATCGCGCTCTCCGGCACGTTCATCGCCTTCAAATGGAAGGCTGCTCTGACGGCGCTGACATTCACCTACAACTATGCCGGAATTCTCCTGAACCGGGCCGGCGCACTCGACCACATCTGGTCGCTCTGCATCGAAGAGCATGCCTACATCATCCTGGCGGCGGTCAGCGCAATCGTTGCCAGCCGCAGCCGTGTCATCCCGCTGCTGCTGATCCTGGCTCTGCTGGCCATGGCCAATGGCGCGGCTTCCTACTGGTTCCTGCACATGGATTATGAAACCACGTACTGGCGCACCGACGTACACATCGCCTCGATCCTGCTGTCGGCCGCGACCTGCCTGCTCAAGGCCGACGGCAAGCTGCCGGCCTTGGTGACGGGTCCCTACGTCGCCGTTGCGGCGGCCGTCGGGGCGGTTTTCCTGTTCACCGACTCGGTGCCGACACCGATCCACTACCTGATCGCGGTGCCATTGCTTGCGATTGCCGTCAACGCGCTGGATTTCAGCACGCGGTTCTTTTCCGGATGGCTGTCATCCTTACCGATGACGACACTGGGGCTGTGGTCGTATTCGCTCTATCTGTGGCAACAGCCCTTCTACAAATTCGTCTACGAGCAGGGCAGCAATCCATGGCCGATGCTGGCCGGGGTTTTTGCCTGCGCGCTCTGCAGCTACTACCTCATCGAGCGCCCATCGCGCGAATGGCTCAACCGCAACTGGTGA
- a CDS encoding (2Fe-2S)-binding protein, protein MSDVSLMVNGKRVGGAVEDRTLLVHFLRENLGLTGTHVGCDTSQCGACVVHVDGKAVKSCTMLAVQASGSNVVTIEGLADGADLHPVQAAFKEHHGLQCGFCTPGMIMAATDMINRHPEGLDEATVRAELEGNICRCTGYHNIVKAILAASKTMSKGAKGKAKQAA, encoded by the coding sequence ATGTCGGACGTTTCGTTGATGGTGAACGGCAAGCGCGTCGGCGGCGCCGTCGAGGATCGAACGCTGCTCGTCCATTTCCTGCGGGAGAATCTCGGCCTGACCGGAACCCATGTCGGTTGCGACACCTCGCAGTGCGGAGCCTGCGTCGTCCATGTCGACGGCAAGGCGGTCAAGTCCTGCACCATGCTGGCGGTCCAGGCGTCCGGGTCGAACGTGGTTACGATCGAGGGCCTCGCCGACGGCGCCGACCTGCATCCCGTCCAGGCGGCCTTCAAGGAACATCACGGTCTGCAATGCGGCTTTTGCACGCCAGGCATGATCATGGCTGCAACCGACATGATCAACCGTCATCCCGAAGGCCTCGACGAGGCGACGGTGCGGGCAGAACTCGAAGGCAATATCTGCCGCTGCACCGGCTACCACAACATCGTGAAGGCGATCCTGGCCGCATCGAAGACGATGTCGAAGGGGGCCAAGGGCAAGGCGAAACAAGCAGCATAG
- a CDS encoding FAD binding domain-containing protein yields the protein MYAVNYHRAASVTEAAKLVKSGDAKLLSGGMTLIPAMKTRLAAPSDLVDLSRIKELQGVKVSGKTITIGAATTHFDVANDEKLRKACPALAHLASLIGDPAVRHKGTIGGSIANNDPAADYPAALLALGATIITNKREMSADKFFKGLFETALKDGEIITAVRFTAPAKAAYEKFRNPASRYAIVGVFVAKGKDGVRVAVTGAGDDGVFRSKEIEAALAKSFDAASLNGVKVPAKNLMSDIHASADYRANLIAVIAKRAVAAANA from the coding sequence ATGTACGCAGTCAACTACCACCGCGCCGCCTCGGTCACTGAAGCCGCCAAGCTCGTGAAGAGCGGCGACGCCAAGCTGCTCTCCGGCGGCATGACCTTGATCCCCGCCATGAAGACGCGGCTGGCGGCGCCTTCCGATCTGGTCGACCTGTCACGCATCAAGGAGCTGCAGGGCGTCAAGGTGTCAGGCAAGACGATCACGATCGGCGCTGCCACCACGCATTTCGACGTCGCCAATGACGAGAAGCTGCGCAAGGCCTGCCCGGCGCTTGCCCATCTGGCGTCGCTGATCGGCGACCCGGCGGTACGCCACAAGGGCACGATCGGCGGTTCGATCGCCAACAACGATCCGGCGGCGGACTATCCGGCCGCACTTCTGGCGCTGGGCGCCACCATCATCACCAACAAGCGCGAAATGTCAGCCGACAAGTTCTTCAAGGGGCTGTTCGAAACCGCCTTGAAGGACGGCGAGATCATCACGGCGGTCCGCTTCACCGCGCCGGCGAAGGCAGCCTACGAAAAATTCCGCAACCCGGCCTCGCGCTACGCGATCGTCGGCGTGTTCGTCGCCAAGGGCAAGGACGGCGTCCGTGTCGCCGTGACCGGCGCAGGCGACGACGGCGTCTTCCGCTCGAAGGAGATCGAGGCCGCACTTGCCAAGAGCTTCGACGCGGCTTCGCTCAATGGCGTGAAAGTGCCGGCGAAGAACCTGATGAGCGACATCCACGCTTCCGCCGACTACCGCGCCAACCTTATCGCGGTCATAGCCAAGCGCGCGGTGGCGGCAGCCAACGCCTGA
- a CDS encoding fumarylacetoacetate hydrolase family protein, producing the protein MTAFVLPVPPTPSVAIADSGERFAVRRIFCVGRNYAAHAREFGNDERDPPFFFTKPADAVVDSGAEIPYPPLTQNLHFEIELVVAIGTSGFRISRDKALDHVWGYAVGIDLTRRDLQDAAKKAARPWDWSKAFDRSAPCGPLVPAQKAGHPAKGRIWLAVDGAVKQDADLAELIWPIADIVSICSEGVELQAGDLIFTGTPAGVGAIKPGETISGGVDGIGTIEVTIGQPKS; encoded by the coding sequence ATGACCGCCTTCGTCCTTCCCGTCCCGCCAACGCCTTCTGTCGCCATTGCGGATTCCGGCGAACGCTTTGCCGTGCGGCGTATTTTCTGCGTTGGCCGCAACTACGCGGCGCATGCGCGCGAATTCGGCAATGACGAGCGCGATCCGCCCTTCTTCTTCACCAAACCGGCCGACGCGGTGGTCGATTCCGGCGCTGAAATCCCCTACCCGCCGCTGACGCAAAACCTCCACTTCGAGATCGAGCTGGTGGTGGCGATCGGTACGTCAGGCTTTCGCATATCCCGCGACAAGGCGCTGGACCATGTCTGGGGCTATGCCGTCGGCATCGACCTCACCCGCCGCGACCTGCAGGATGCCGCCAAGAAGGCGGCCCGGCCCTGGGATTGGTCGAAGGCGTTCGACCGTTCCGCGCCTTGCGGCCCGCTGGTCCCGGCACAAAAAGCCGGCCATCCAGCCAAGGGGCGTATCTGGCTCGCCGTCGACGGCGCGGTGAAACAGGATGCCGACCTCGCCGAGCTGATTTGGCCGATCGCCGATATCGTTTCGATCTGCAGCGAAGGCGTGGAATTGCAGGCCGGCGACCTGATCTTCACCGGCACGCCCGCCGGTGTCGGCGCGATCAAGCCAGGCGAGACGATATCAGGCGGGGTCGACGGCATCGGCACGATCGAAGTGACCATCGGCCAGCCGAAGTCATGA
- a CDS encoding zinc-dependent alcohol dehydrogenase family protein codes for MKAVVFEKFGEAPTIRTVPDPKPAADGVVIKVEATGLCRSDWHGWMGHDADIRLPHVPGHELAGIVVAAGKHVTRWKAGERVTVPFAVGCGHCFECTSGNHQVCEHQSQPGFNAWGSFAEYVAIEHADTNLVRLPDEMEFATAASLGCRFVTSFRAIVDQGRVTPGEWVAVHGCGGVGLSAIMIASSVGANVIAIDLTEEKLDFAKKIGAVATINASTTPNVVKAVKQITNGGAHMSMDALGHPTTSFNSIANLRRRGRHVQVGLMLGEHARPQVPMDKVIAFELEILGSHGMQAYRYPAMMEMIRHGQLKPELLVGKKISLDEAPAALMAMGGFEGIGIGVVTKF; via the coding sequence ATGAAAGCCGTGGTCTTCGAGAAATTCGGCGAAGCGCCGACCATCCGGACCGTGCCCGATCCGAAGCCGGCTGCCGATGGCGTCGTCATCAAGGTCGAAGCGACCGGGCTCTGCCGCAGCGACTGGCACGGCTGGATGGGCCATGACGCCGATATCCGCCTGCCCCACGTGCCGGGCCACGAACTGGCCGGAATCGTTGTCGCCGCCGGCAAGCACGTCACCCGCTGGAAGGCGGGCGAACGCGTCACCGTGCCGTTTGCCGTCGGTTGCGGCCACTGCTTCGAATGCACATCAGGCAATCATCAGGTCTGCGAGCACCAATCCCAGCCTGGCTTCAACGCCTGGGGCTCATTCGCCGAATATGTCGCCATCGAACACGCCGACACCAATCTGGTGCGCCTGCCCGACGAAATGGAATTCGCCACCGCCGCCAGCCTCGGCTGCCGTTTCGTCACCTCGTTCCGCGCCATCGTCGACCAGGGCCGTGTGACGCCGGGTGAATGGGTGGCGGTGCATGGCTGCGGCGGCGTCGGCCTGTCGGCGATCATGATCGCCAGTTCGGTGGGCGCCAATGTCATCGCCATCGACCTCACCGAGGAAAAGCTGGACTTCGCCAAAAAGATCGGTGCCGTGGCGACCATCAACGCTTCGACGACGCCGAACGTGGTCAAGGCGGTCAAGCAGATCACCAATGGCGGAGCCCACATGTCGATGGACGCGCTGGGCCACCCCACGACGTCCTTCAACTCGATCGCCAATCTGCGCCGGCGCGGCCGTCACGTGCAGGTCGGCCTGATGCTGGGCGAGCACGCCCGCCCGCAAGTGCCGATGGACAAGGTGATCGCCTTCGAACTCGAAATCCTCGGCAGTCACGGTATGCAGGCCTATCGCTACCCCGCGATGATGGAGATGATCCGCCACGGCCAACTCAAGCCCGAACTGCTGGTCGGCAAGAAGATCAGCCTTGACGAGGCGCCCGCAGCCTTGATGGCGATGGGCGGTTTCGAGGGCATCGGCATCGGCGTGGTGACGAAGTTCTAG
- a CDS encoding FIST signal transduction protein produces the protein MSALTTDEPDPDVFARAVAAEAAAIDAGFALVFFSQSLVEAGALSQALTTRAPDLHHAGCSTAGEITPQGLEEGHMLAMLLPSASFTAVSTMVNNLSTSGMDRITEEVEALRRMLRARLGGERTKNTFALCFIDGLSYAEEAVSSAIHWGLDDIPLLGGSAGDDLKFETTRLISNGAVTSDSAIIVLVATEIPFHVFKTDNFVPTDEKLVVTASDPDHRIVREFNATNAAEEYAASVGIVPQTLTPLSFASHPVVVKVGGEYYCRSIQRMHADGSLSFFCAIDDGVVLSIAQPKDMVESTRAALREVEERLGGIDMILGFDCVLRRLDARNRQVFRDISELYRVNNVVGFGTYGEQYRSMHLNQTFTGIAFGDRQAAE, from the coding sequence TTGTCGGCGCTCACCACGGACGAGCCCGACCCGGATGTCTTCGCACGCGCGGTGGCCGCCGAGGCCGCCGCCATCGATGCCGGCTTTGCCCTCGTGTTCTTTTCCCAAAGCCTCGTCGAGGCCGGCGCCCTCTCGCAGGCGCTCACGACGCGCGCGCCTGATCTCCACCATGCCGGCTGCTCCACCGCGGGCGAGATCACGCCGCAGGGGCTCGAGGAAGGTCATATGCTGGCGATGCTGCTGCCCTCGGCGTCCTTCACGGCGGTCAGCACCATGGTCAACAATTTGTCGACATCGGGCATGGACAGGATCACCGAAGAGGTCGAGGCCCTGCGGCGCATGCTGCGCGCCCGGCTCGGCGGCGAGCGGACCAAGAACACCTTCGCACTCTGCTTCATCGACGGGCTGTCCTATGCCGAGGAAGCAGTGAGTTCGGCAATCCACTGGGGTCTTGACGACATACCGCTGCTCGGCGGCTCGGCCGGTGACGATTTGAAATTCGAGACGACGCGTCTGATCTCGAACGGCGCGGTCACTTCGGACAGCGCCATCATCGTGCTGGTCGCCACGGAAATTCCGTTCCACGTCTTCAAGACCGACAATTTCGTTCCCACCGACGAAAAGCTGGTGGTGACCGCGTCCGATCCGGATCACCGCATCGTGCGGGAGTTCAACGCCACCAATGCGGCGGAGGAATATGCCGCCTCGGTCGGGATCGTCCCGCAGACCCTGACACCGCTGAGCTTCGCCTCGCATCCCGTGGTGGTGAAGGTGGGCGGCGAATATTACTGCCGCTCGATCCAGAGGATGCATGCGGATGGCTCGCTGTCGTTCTTTTGCGCCATCGACGACGGCGTCGTGCTGTCGATCGCCCAGCCCAAGGACATGGTCGAATCGACACGCGCGGCATTGCGCGAGGTCGAGGAAAGGCTGGGCGGTATCGATATGATCCTTGGTTTCGACTGCGTGCTGCGCCGGCTGGATGCGCGCAATCGGCAGGTCTTCCGCGATATTTCGGAGCTCTACCGGGTCAACAACGTCGTCGGCTTCGGCACCTATGGCGAACAATACCGGTCGATGCACCTGAACCAGACTTTCACCGGCATCGCCTTCGGCGATCGCCAGGCGGCTGAGTAG
- a CDS encoding hybrid sensor histidine kinase/response regulator — MPLRDINDLDRLKKINAALVSRVERSMDQQGNAFSLFQTAISLENRVRTRTEELHSTLRRLEQSNIDLSAAKENAELANLSKTRFLAAASHDVLQPLNAAHLSVSALAEVQTSDEGKKLVRQVERSLETMEDLLRTLLDISKLDAGVVQPDIGDVSLEALFSSLRSDFQPVAELKGLSLKFRPVNAVVRSDRTLLRRILQNILSNALVYTRSGGVLVGTRHRGDTIRIDVADTGCGIPEDQREAVFEEFHRGTSPANAELDGGGLGLGLAIVRRMAGALGHPVTFSSKVGRGTIFHIDVPVGLGAPADAIASAASMERPRGYGLFGTKVLLVENDAEVLDAMTFLLERWQCLVRAATSTDDALDMLGDTDWVPDIVIADQHLDGGDLGTATISEVRDYLGRAVPALIVTADGSEAVAKAARSAGIELMRKPLKPAQLRALLAHLLA, encoded by the coding sequence ATGCCGCTCAGGGACATAAACGATCTCGACAGGCTGAAGAAGATCAACGCCGCCCTGGTCAGCCGCGTCGAGCGCTCGATGGACCAGCAAGGCAATGCCTTTTCGCTGTTCCAGACCGCGATCTCGCTGGAAAACCGGGTGCGCACGCGCACCGAGGAACTGCATTCGACCTTGCGCAGGCTGGAACAGTCGAACATCGACCTCAGCGCCGCCAAGGAAAACGCCGAGCTGGCGAACCTGTCCAAGACAAGGTTTCTCGCCGCCGCCAGCCACGACGTGCTGCAGCCGCTGAACGCCGCCCACCTGTCCGTCTCGGCGCTCGCCGAGGTGCAAACCAGTGACGAGGGAAAAAAGCTGGTGCGGCAGGTCGAGCGCTCGCTGGAGACGATGGAAGACCTGCTGCGCACCTTGCTCGACATTTCCAAGCTCGACGCCGGCGTGGTCCAGCCCGACATCGGCGACGTCAGCCTGGAGGCGTTGTTCTCGTCGCTGCGCTCGGATTTTCAGCCCGTGGCGGAATTGAAGGGGCTGTCGCTGAAATTCCGGCCGGTCAATGCGGTGGTCCGCTCGGACAGGACGCTGTTGCGCCGCATCCTGCAGAACATCCTCTCCAACGCGCTGGTCTATACACGCTCGGGCGGCGTCCTTGTCGGCACTCGCCATCGCGGCGACACTATCCGCATCGATGTCGCCGACACGGGCTGCGGCATTCCCGAGGACCAGCGCGAGGCGGTGTTCGAGGAGTTCCATCGCGGCACCTCGCCGGCCAATGCCGAGCTCGATGGCGGCGGGCTTGGGCTCGGGCTCGCCATCGTGCGCCGCATGGCCGGCGCGCTCGGCCACCCCGTGACGTTTTCATCCAAGGTCGGCCGCGGCACCATCTTCCATATCGATGTTCCCGTCGGCCTCGGCGCACCGGCCGATGCCATCGCCAGCGCCGCCAGCATGGAGCGACCGCGCGGCTACGGCCTGTTCGGCACCAAGGTGCTGCTTGTCGAGAACGACGCCGAGGTGCTGGACGCCATGACCTTCCTGCTCGAACGCTGGCAGTGCCTAGTGCGCGCCGCGACCTCGACCGACGATGCGCTCGACATGCTCGGCGATACCGACTGGGTGCCCGACATCGTCATCGCTGACCAGCATCTCGACGGCGGCGACCTCGGCACCGCCACCATATCGGAGGTCCGCGACTATCTCGGCCGCGCCGTGCCGGCGCTGATCGTCACCGCCGACGGCTCGGAGGCCGTCGCCAAGGCCGCCCGCTCGGCAGGCATCGAACTGATGCGCAAGCCGCTGAAGCCCGCGCAACTGCGCGCGCTGCTGGCGCATCTGCTGGCTTAG
- the maiA gene encoding maleylacetoacetate isomerase: MSDIVLHNYFRSSTSHRVRIALEVKGVDYDYIPHHLRHGEHLEAAYLAVNPQGLVPALVWSDGMLLTQSLAIIEFLDETIPEPPLLPKDPPNRARVRMLAQIIACDIHPVNNLRVLTSLRTLFGAGDQDVANWFRHWVNEGFAPLEQLLTASPETGAFCHGDTPGLADICLAAQVTSNARFGVDMTPYPTIARINAACMALPAFQKAAPQNQIDAE; encoded by the coding sequence ATGAGCGACATTGTCCTGCACAACTACTTCCGCTCGTCTACTTCGCACCGGGTGCGGATCGCCCTGGAGGTGAAGGGGGTGGACTATGACTACATCCCGCATCACCTACGCCACGGCGAGCATCTGGAGGCGGCCTATCTCGCGGTCAATCCGCAGGGGCTTGTGCCGGCCCTGGTCTGGAGCGACGGCATGCTCCTGACGCAATCGCTGGCGATCATCGAATTTCTCGACGAGACCATACCTGAACCCCCGCTGTTGCCGAAAGACCCGCCAAACAGGGCACGGGTAAGAATGCTGGCGCAGATCATCGCCTGCGACATCCACCCTGTGAACAATCTGCGCGTGCTGACCTCGCTGCGCACCCTGTTCGGCGCCGGCGACCAGGATGTCGCCAACTGGTTCCGGCATTGGGTCAATGAGGGTTTTGCGCCGCTCGAGCAATTGCTGACGGCTTCGCCCGAAACCGGCGCATTCTGTCACGGCGACACGCCGGGGCTGGCCGACATCTGCCTTGCCGCGCAAGTCACCAGCAATGCCCGTTTCGGCGTCGATATGACGCCTTATCCGACAATCGCGCGCATCAACGCCGCCTGCATGGCGCTACCCGCCTTCCAGAAAGCCGCGCCACAGAACCAGATCGATGCCGAATAG